A genomic region of Aeropyrum pernix K1 contains the following coding sequences:
- a CDS encoding TatD family hydrolase yields MRVYDMHVHLHEYSDREVEEILDADKSLVVVAVSDDLESAWRTLDLWHTFGGRVVPCLGFHPWNVREGRVWEAWEVLRLAYRYGVPCLGEVGLDRRFVDEYTWRVQNEVFDAFVQLAEDMGVMLNIHAPDAWKHVAHRIGWTSRARFMYHWYTGPATLPRALPEGRVWFSINSAIRVQEKSVRVAREIPLRSLVVESDGPYNYRGLRLSPLMVRETVKLVAEARGEDPGRLMEAISLNSERLLGLL; encoded by the coding sequence TTGAGGGTCTACGACATGCACGTCCACCTACACGAGTACAGCGACCGTGAGGTGGAGGAGATACTTGACGCTGATAAGAGCCTTGTGGTTGTAGCGGTCTCCGATGACCTTGAGTCTGCGTGGAGGACTCTGGACCTCTGGCACACGTTCGGCGGGAGGGTCGTCCCCTGCCTTGGCTTCCACCCCTGGAACGTGAGGGAGGGTAGGGTGTGGGAGGCCTGGGAGGTCCTGAGGCTGGCCTACAGGTACGGGGTCCCGTGCCTGGGGGAGGTCGGGCTTGATAGGAGGTTTGTTGACGAGTACACGTGGAGGGTGCAGAACGAGGTTTTCGACGCGTTCGTCCAGCTAGCGGAGGATATGGGGGTGATGCTTAACATACACGCCCCCGACGCCTGGAAGCACGTCGCCCACAGGATAGGGTGGACCAGCAGGGCGAGGTTCATGTACCACTGGTACACGGGGCCGGCCACCCTGCCTAGGGCCCTGCCTGAGGGTAGAGTATGGTTCTCCATAAACTCCGCCATAAGGGTGCAGGAGAAGAGCGTGAGGGTGGCGAGGGAGATACCCCTCCGGTCGCTTGTCGTGGAGAGCGATGGACCCTACAACTACAGGGGGCTCCGGCTCAGCCCTCTCATGGTGAGGGAGACTGTGAAGCTCGTTGCGGAGGCGAGGGGCGAGGATCCTGGCAGGCTTATGGAGGCTATATCATTGAACTCGGAGAGGCTCCTAGGCCTGCTCTAG
- a CDS encoding DUF5622 domain-containing protein, translated as MGGKHGKYVYVKRGDGWYVKVRVFKNRPQDSPERYLIVGPKRREAPITFQVLEEDELPEEVRRALYLV; from the coding sequence ATGGGCGGCAAGCACGGCAAGTACGTGTACGTCAAGAGGGGCGACGGCTGGTATGTGAAGGTTAGGGTGTTCAAGAACCGGCCCCAGGACAGCCCCGAGAGGTATCTTATAGTGGGGCCGAAGAGGAGGGAGGCGCCCATAACCTTCCAGGTTCTAGAGGAGGATGAGCTGCCGGAGGAGGTTAGGAGGGCCCTCTATCTTGTCTAA
- a CDS encoding ribbon-helix-helix domain-containing protein, giving the protein MAAMEIIVTYAPRRREKRIKVVTFKIEADLLEEIDRRAEKKGLTRSEFIREAILKQLHQA; this is encoded by the coding sequence ATGGCAGCCATGGAGATAATAGTCACCTACGCCCCCAGAAGGAGGGAGAAAAGGATCAAGGTCGTCACATTCAAGATCGAGGCAGACCTCCTCGAGGAGATAGACCGCCGCGCAGAGAAGAAGGGGCTAACAAGGAGCGAGTTCATACGCGAAGCCATACTAAAACAGCTACACCAAGCTTAA
- a CDS encoding diphthine--ammonia ligase: MARVCALLSGGKDSNYALYLSLARGDEVVCILAVKPRRRDSWMFHTAALEAPRLQAEAMGLSHAYREAVVSGVREREVEELKAVLTRLRSETGFDTIVLGGIASRYQLERARMLARHVAAGVYAPIWGVDPEEHLLNLVRNGFKFVISRASTMGLGAEYVGRVFDEDLAREVIALSRRYGFNPAFEGGEAETLVLDAPHYRMGLCVRGRVARLPGGVYELVVEGMRLCSEARVELEQA, encoded by the coding sequence GTGGCTAGGGTCTGCGCGCTCCTGAGCGGGGGTAAGGACAGCAACTACGCCCTATACCTCTCCCTCGCGAGGGGCGATGAGGTCGTCTGCATCCTGGCAGTGAAGCCTAGGAGGAGGGATAGCTGGATGTTCCACACCGCAGCACTGGAGGCCCCCCGGCTTCAGGCCGAGGCTATGGGCCTCTCCCACGCCTATAGGGAGGCTGTTGTAAGCGGGGTGAGGGAGAGGGAGGTGGAGGAGCTGAAGGCGGTGCTTACGAGGCTCAGGAGTGAGACCGGCTTCGACACTATAGTTCTGGGTGGAATAGCCAGCAGGTACCAGCTGGAGAGGGCCAGGATGCTGGCCCGCCACGTGGCTGCGGGGGTCTACGCCCCCATCTGGGGTGTGGACCCTGAGGAGCATCTCCTCAACCTCGTCAGGAACGGGTTCAAGTTCGTCATATCGAGGGCTTCCACCATGGGGTTGGGCGCGGAGTATGTCGGGAGAGTCTTCGACGAGGACCTCGCCAGGGAGGTGATAGCGCTCTCGAGGAGGTACGGGTTCAACCCGGCGTTCGAGGGTGGCGAGGCAGAGACCCTGGTGCTCGACGCCCCCCACTACAGGATGGGTTTGTGCGTGAGGGGCAGGGTGGCGAGGCTCCCCGGGGGGGTTTACGAGCTGGTGGTGGAGGGCATGAGGCTCTGCAGCGAGGCTAGGGTGGAGCTAGAGCAGGCCTAG
- the udg gene encoding type-4 uracil-DNA glycosylase — MAGSRLRQLEEEVRRCTRCPLHATRTHAVPGEGPGEAGVMVVGEAPGRMEDRLGRPFVGPAGKLLDSLLELAGLSRGEVYITNVVKCRPPGNRDPREEEIEACLPYLVEQISLIRPRLVIAVGRHAGRTLFRLAGLRWPGLARARGRVWRGRIGGVELLIAVTYHPAAALYNPGLRGELERDFSGFIRRSVAEALSRGGGGGGAGLDRWFSPDSRGPGEGAGGDVDS; from the coding sequence TTGGCTGGCAGCAGGCTCAGGCAGCTGGAGGAGGAGGTGAGAAGGTGCACCAGATGCCCGCTCCACGCCACGAGGACCCACGCGGTCCCCGGGGAGGGCCCCGGTGAGGCGGGGGTTATGGTTGTGGGGGAGGCCCCTGGGAGGATGGAGGACAGGCTAGGCCGCCCCTTCGTCGGGCCCGCGGGGAAGCTGCTGGACAGCCTGCTCGAGCTCGCCGGCCTCTCCCGGGGAGAGGTGTATATCACGAATGTGGTGAAGTGCAGGCCCCCGGGGAACAGGGATCCGAGGGAGGAGGAGATAGAGGCGTGCCTCCCCTACCTTGTGGAGCAGATCAGCCTCATCAGGCCTAGGCTGGTGATAGCTGTTGGAAGGCACGCGGGGAGGACGCTCTTCAGGCTAGCAGGCCTGAGGTGGCCGGGCCTCGCCAGGGCGCGGGGTAGGGTTTGGAGGGGGAGGATAGGCGGTGTTGAGTTGTTGATAGCGGTGACCTACCACCCGGCCGCGGCCCTCTACAACCCCGGGCTGAGGGGGGAGCTTGAGAGGGACTTCTCGGGTTTTATAAGGAGGAGCGTGGCGGAAGCCCTCTCGCGGGGCGGCGGTGGAGGGGGTGCTGGTCTGGACAGGTGGTTTTCACCAGATTCTAGAGGACCTGGCGAAGGAGCGGGCGGTGATGTAGACTCCTAG
- a CDS encoding glycosyltransferase family 2 protein yields the protein MSKPPCGEPEVSVIVPTLNERDNIRPLYVGLKKSLEGAGLECFEIVFVDDSSTDGTIEEVERLSRSDPRVRLIVRRGEKGLSRAVLEGLRRARGRVAVVMDADLQHPPETVPLLVEKVAGGEADLAVASRYAPGGRVEGWSLVRRIISRGAVLLAWLLIPESRRTRDPVSGFFAVNLERVRPAIVSGRGFKILLEILYTNPYARVVDVPFTFRGRSRGSSKLGPSTILDYLLQVLQLSSIPRFIAVGALGSLVNLAVYTLAFSATGVHPLSSILGFEAGLIHNAILHDRITFRNRSMWRSHSFLRRLAKYHATSAAGIAVGVAASTILYSLAGLHPLLSQALGIGAGFIVNFTLASRYIWR from the coding sequence TTGTCTAAACCCCCCTGCGGCGAGCCTGAAGTCTCGGTCATAGTGCCGACTCTGAACGAGAGGGACAATATACGCCCCCTCTACGTGGGGCTGAAGAAAAGCCTGGAGGGGGCTGGGCTCGAGTGCTTCGAGATAGTCTTCGTAGACGACTCCTCCACCGACGGCACTATAGAGGAGGTGGAGCGCCTCTCGAGGAGCGACCCCAGGGTTAGGCTTATAGTGAGGAGGGGCGAGAAGGGGCTCTCCCGGGCCGTGCTTGAAGGGCTACGCAGGGCTAGAGGGAGGGTGGCAGTTGTTATGGACGCCGACCTCCAGCACCCCCCGGAGACCGTGCCCCTCCTGGTTGAGAAGGTGGCTGGGGGGGAGGCGGACTTGGCAGTGGCATCCCGCTACGCCCCCGGGGGCAGGGTTGAGGGGTGGAGCCTTGTCCGCAGGATTATAAGTAGGGGGGCGGTGCTGCTGGCGTGGCTCCTCATACCAGAGTCCAGGAGGACCAGGGACCCGGTCTCCGGGTTCTTCGCGGTGAACCTGGAGAGGGTCAGGCCCGCCATTGTGAGCGGCCGAGGCTTCAAGATTCTACTGGAGATACTGTATACAAACCCCTACGCCAGGGTAGTTGACGTCCCCTTCACATTCCGAGGGAGGAGCCGGGGCAGCAGCAAGCTCGGGCCCTCGACAATCCTTGACTACCTGCTCCAGGTCCTCCAGCTCTCGAGCATACCCCGCTTCATCGCCGTCGGCGCCCTCGGCTCCCTGGTAAACCTTGCCGTCTACACGCTGGCCTTCTCCGCCACCGGGGTGCACCCGCTGAGCAGCATACTAGGCTTCGAGGCCGGGCTCATACACAACGCCATACTGCACGACAGGATAACGTTCAGGAATAGGAGCATGTGGAGGAGCCACAGCTTCCTTAGGAGGCTGGCCAAGTACCACGCCACCAGCGCGGCAGGCATAGCAGTCGGCGTCGCGGCCTCAACAATCTTGTATAGCCTCGCAGGCCTCCACCCCCTCCTATCCCAGGCGCTGGGCATCGGAGCGGGCTTCATAGTAAACTTCACCCTAGCCTCAAGGTATATCTGGAGGTAG